Sequence from the candidate division KSB1 bacterium genome:
TGCGCGACAGAATTGTGCCTTTTTTATATGGCAGAAGCGTTTTCGGTCTTTGGTTCGTCTTTTCCCACAGCCTGCTGCTCTGCCCGGCGGCAATAATGACGGCTTTCATGCCCGCTCCTGAGGATTGTTTTCATGCCCGCCCTCTTCATACAACTCTTCCATTTTTGCCACGAATCGTTCGGCGGCATGACCGTCTAATTGATAAAAGAGTTCCTCGCGGTATTGATCAGCGAGTTTACGCATTTCCGGCGTCGGCGAGAGCGCCCGTTCAATTGCATCGCGAATCTGCTTTCCTGAAGAAATATGGGGAAAGGCGCCCTTGAGAAATTCCCGATTGTCGATTTCGAGCAGCGGTTCGCCGTCCGAGTGGCGCAGGCGATCGCAGGGCAGTTCATAGACGATGCCGAATTTGCCGAGCGCTAAAAAGTCGAACACCGTGCTCGACGCCTCGCTGATGAGCGTATCGGCAACGGCATAATAGGGAACAATGTTGTACGCATCGAACGGCAGCAGCACCGCATGCCTGTACTTGCGCACTCGGCGTTCATAGATACGGTGCTGCCGATGCGGCGCATATTTGCCCATCCAGCTGTAGGGATGCAGCTTGATGATGAGATTATAGTCGCGGGTCTGCTCGAAAATATCGTCCTTTACTTCGTACAAACAGGTCGGCTTGTAAGTGGGGGCAAAGAGCACGGTTTTTTTCGCGGGATCCAATCCCAAGCTGCGAAGAATGGCTTCACGGTCAGAGTAGCGGCCTTGAAAGTAATAGTCGAGCTTGGGGAGTCCAATCAAATGGACTTCGCTTTTGTTCAAGCGGCCGGAACGCTGCAGCGCCTCGACGCGATGCCTGCCTTCGACAAAAATCTGATAGCGGTCATGCGGTACTTTGGCCAAATTACGATACAGAATGGTTTTAATTCCGGTGCCGTGATTAAGGAAACAGAGCAGCGTTTTGCCGTACGCGGCGGAATTTCTCAATGTGTCGCCGGTGATGACGATGTCAAAGCCTCTGGTTTCATCCGTAAAACGATAACCTTGCTTTTCCCATTCTTTGATGATATGGGCTCGGTAGGGGAAATCGAACAGCAGCACCCGCCGCTGTTCCATATCGAGTGAGAACCAAACGTCGTATTTGGGATTATTGAGAAGCAGCTCGATTACCGGATCGAAAGCCGCCTTGTGGTACACATAGCCGATTTTGAAAAGCAGTTTGATTTTCTTCATGCGCGGGAAAAGATTCCTTTCCGATGTCAAGGTAATGCAGACACGATTTCGCTCAGGGAAACGCCCAAAGCTCTGCGGCTGATTTTGTCCAGTTCTCTTTCATCCCCCAAAAGATGCAGAGTTGCGTGGATATGTTCCAGCGATTGGCCGGGCGCCAGGGCGGCAGCCGGAGAGGAGGTCTCCAATTCGTAAAAAGGCCCCATCGGCTTGGCGCCGGGCGCTGCCGGGCCGTCGTTGTAGCTGTTCACAACATCGCCGGCATAGGGTTCCTCTTGAATTTCCCACATCGAGTTGACATAATCGGTGACGCCTTCCGGTTGATTGAACGTCACCAAGGTCAGAAGCTTCAGATCGGCGTCATAACTGCCGAGAATGTTTTTGGCGCGTTTCGGATTGATGCCGATCTTGCTGCGCAGACGGCCGTCGCCTTTAAAGAACAGCACGCTGTCGCGCACCGCCAATCTGTCTGCCGGCGGCTTGCCGAAATAGGCATCGTTGACTTTTGGTCCCAGCGTTTCCTCATCGCCGGGCTTGAAAGGAATGACGATGGTTGTTTTGGGAGATGGATTGTACATGCCTAGAATCCATACGGAGAGGAGGCCGGTTTCTTTTCGCCAAGCATTGTCGCCGCAGTTAGTGATGACATTGCGCGACTCAAAGGCCGTCGCCTTGAGAGCGGCCGAAACCGTAAAATGAAAGCGCTCGGCAATTTGTTCGGGAGTCAGGAGGATGACGGTTCGGTCGAGGCGCAAATTAAACGGCGTTCCCGAATAATTTACCAAGCTCATTTCTTTACGAAAGATGACATGCTTGCGGCTATGCTCGACAACCTCGTAAGCGCCTTCGTTGATCGGCGGCGGCGTGAACCAATGCTCCAAATCGAAGGGATCGCCGGCTTTGAAAAAGATGGAGAATTGGCCTCCTTCAGGCCCAAGCCAAAATCGGTCTTCGCCGCCGTAAGCGTTGATGTGCGGATTGTTTTCACCCGAGGCGATCAGCTCACGGTTGACCCAGCCGAAACTGATTCCATCAAGGCCGTCGGCCGTGCTCGTCATAACCCGTCCCTGCAGCGAGGGCGCAACGATCACCTGCGAGCGTTCATCGTCGCTCTTTATCACCAAAACCCGAGTGTGTTTCTGTAGAAACTCCAGATCGTCTTTGAACATGGCGACGTTTCCTTCCTTTTTCGCAGTTTGGCAGGCGGCGAACAGCAGAAAAATCCAACCGATGCGTTTCATAAAACGGCCCTCCGTTTAGCGCTCCAAAGAGGGAAAATTATCCGGCGACATCATTAAGACGGGTTTCAACGGTTGGTCGAGCAGAATCCGCAAATAGTCGATCGACGGGTCCGAGGTTGTTTTAACGGCAAAAAAGGAGCTCAACAACTCTTCGAGATTGTCCTTCGGATAGTATTCG
This genomic interval carries:
- a CDS encoding CDP-glycerol glycerophosphotransferase family protein; protein product: MKKIKLLFKIGYVYHKAAFDPVIELLLNNPKYDVWFSLDMEQRRVLLFDFPYRAHIIKEWEKQGYRFTDETRGFDIVITGDTLRNSAAYGKTLLCFLNHGTGIKTILYRNLAKVPHDRYQIFVEGRHRVEALQRSGRLNKSEVHLIGLPKLDYYFQGRYSDREAILRSLGLDPAKKTVLFAPTYKPTCLYEVKDDIFEQTRDYNLIIKLHPYSWMGKYAPHRQHRIYERRVRKYRHAVLLPFDAYNIVPYYAVADTLISEASSTVFDFLALGKFGIVYELPCDRLRHSDGEPLLEIDNREFLKGAFPHISSGKQIRDAIERALSPTPEMRKLADQYREELFYQLDGHAAERFVAKMEELYEEGGHENNPQERA